The Aminivibrio sp. sequence GACAGCATGGAAACCAAGCTGCTTTCAATCGCCCTTGGCGCGGTAGTCGCCCGGAGCTGAAAATTCAGACCCAATTTCAGAGGAGGAATTGCATTATGGAACAGATCCGTTCACTGTCACAGCTTCTCGAGTACGCGAAGAAAATCGGCGCCGAGAAGGGCCCGAAGAAGATCTCCGTGGCCATGGCCGAAGAGGCCGGCCTGCTCTCCGCCATCGAGGAGGCCAGGCGGACGGGGTTCGCCGAGGCCATTCTTGTCGGAAACGCTGACAAGATCAAGGCAGCTGCAGACCAGGCCGGCGTGAACCTTGCCAACTACGAGGTCATCGACGAGCGGGACGAGCCCGCCATGGGCATCACCGCCGTCTCCCAGGTGTCCTCGAAGAAGGCCGATATTTACATGAAGGGCCAGATCCACACCAATAACTTCCTCCGGGCCATGCTTAACAAGGAAGTGGGGCTCCGGAAGGGCAAGAACATCATCTCCCACTGCTACTTCCACAGCGTTGAAGGGTACGACCGGATCTTCTTCCTGGCCGACGCCGCCTTCAACATGTATCCCGACCTCGCCGCCAAGGCAGACATCACCCAGAACACGGTA is a genomic window containing:
- a CDS encoding bifunctional enoyl-CoA hydratase/phosphate acetyltransferase, whose translation is MQTQFQRRNCIMEQIRSLSQLLEYAKKIGAEKGPKKISVAMAEEAGLLSAIEEARRTGFAEAILVGNADKIKAAADQAGVNLANYEVIDERDEPAMGITAVSQVSSKKADIYMKGQIHTNNFLRAMLNKEVGLRKGKNIISHCYFHSVEGYDRIFFLADAAFNMYPDLAAKADITQNTVNLARAFGVAEPKVAVLAAVEVVNPDMPATLDAAALTQMNRRGQIKNCVVDGPFALDNAVSEESAKTKGIISPVAGKADVFIVPDIDAGNMLAKAIVYFSKNETAGLILGASAPVVLTSRADSARAKLLSIAAAVALSDFQK